The genomic interval tgttttcgagtcatcttattactgctctgtttgtctactattaaactgcgtgggtgattgtttatttactgttattattccagccacatgtggctgaggtatatggatatgtagaaagtttcagattgtccgccggacaggggagatgctgccgaaatttcttcggacagggactcctccggggtgtgaTAATGATTCTTATAAAATAATGCAAACAACAATAGCAAACAATGCAAGATGATAGTTGaaatttgttactaaataaagtttctttattctGTGTTACATATAAGGTTGTCACCCCATATATGCAAGACTTGTTCGCTTTTCATGAAAGATCATGATGAGAGTATTGCTGTCTTTAGATTGCAAGTCATAGCCGGACTCTGTTTCCCCCTGCATCCTTTCTTCATTGAAGTTAGCCAATAGTTTAGCATTCCGCTTCATCAGCTTATTCCCCAATCTCTTCTCATCTTAAGCGatgttgttattattttttgcTTGTTCAATGTTCATCTTTCTCCTCGTTTATTTCACTATTATTTCTTTCCTCGACAAGTAGAGGGCGGTCTATTTCACTTTCAGGCTCACCCTAAGGTAATTTTGTCCAATGGAATTCTAGCCCAAGAGGAATGGcgagataaatattttttcataTATCTTCCGAACTTCCTGTCTTATCCCACAAATCGGCAACCAAACTTTCCCTTATTCCTGACTAGGGGTAACCTTCGCACAGACTCATTTCTGCGTCAAGCTCTAGATTGACTAAGGGATTTGAAATTTAGCTTGTCCGAATTAACTATAGAAAGTTTATTATATGTTTTTGGGTTCACTCCAGTGAACATTGAGCTAAGCACCACTTTTGGTAAGAAAAATCTTTATCTTTCCCTCAATTATTTGTTATAAAAGTTTCTAGTCCTTATCATTCATTTATTTTTGCAGTGGAAGCCATTACCCCtgctttcctttttagaaataatCGGCCATTGGAAGAGACTCTGAACAGATATATGAGAATTTACTAAAGGAGTACCAGCTTGGATAGGCCTCCGCTCTGTTGGTTTACTTCCTCCAACAGAACCTTCCCGCAGTTCCTCTTCCAGCGCTACAAATTCAGATACCCCCTCTTAATTAAGTGTAAAAGGTCCCAAGCAGAGGCTATAGGTCCGGATATACTTGAACAGCCCACCGTCAAATGCGTGTGTTTTGCTTTGGCCGAGGTCTCTTTTGCTCGGTCCTAACATTCTCTTGTGACGTCACTTCTACTTGGTTAATATTAGAGAGGCAACTTGTGGCTTATGATGTCGTCTTGAAGATATCTTAGTGAAGATACTAATAAAGGCAAGTTTTGTGAGGTTTGCTAGGTGATTTTCTTTAAGTCTAAACTTCTTTAGAAAGGTATAATGTCTAAAAAACATTTTGAAGTACAATTATGTCTTATACatgtatgattttattttataggatgcgtaataatttttaaagaaattcattTCACTTCCGCTAGGTGTTTTACTAAAAACATATGTATTTTTCATGAAATTCCCCAACATGATGGAGATCAAGTctacttattatatatattattttggcATATCAACTGCAACTTACACTTGTACATTGAAGTTCACATTATAATATATTGTTGAGTTTGATATGCTTATATCCTTCAATTATTGGTGTCCTTTTAATTATTGAAGAGGAGGTAAAATATCACAACTAAAAAGGTCATATGCAAATAATATGTTTGAATTGATGGGAaactataaatttatattttagatataCTTAATGAAGAATAACTTGGGAGTCACGAATAATTTGTTTCAAGCTTTGTAACGAAAAGATCAAGACATTGTAAATGTCATGATTcttataaaataaagaaaacaacaacaGCAAACAATGCAAGATGATGGTTAaaatttgttactaaataaagtttctttattttGTGTTAAATATAAGGTTGTCACTCCACATATGCAAGACTTGTTCACTTTTCGTGGAAGATCATAATGAAATATTGAAGgaaagataattttttatttttatcgtggTGAAACATTTTATGAAGTGATAAATTTGTAACATTAATTAACAATCACTTTAATGAGATGAACATAAAATTTTTGTTATGTATGACTTGTCTTGATCCATCAAATTCATTCTTTGCTTAtaataaaaggaaattatttCAATTTGTCCAATTTTATCCATCCAATTTCTCTCTAATGGTGTTAATGCATCTTATATACCaacttgataattttatttttacatgTGAAGTAATAATCAATTCTATGAGGTTATAAAAATTAGCAAGTTTGTTAAAGAACATTCAATTGAAAAAACATCCATTGTACATTAAAAGAGAACGGAACGCCAATAGATTTTTGGCACCACTCCGATCCCATGCATACAGAGAAGAGGTTCAAAGATAAATCCTGAAAAACATTAAGACATTCCTCATGTACGTACTTAAATTAATTATTGATATATGGATTATTCGAACCATAAACCATAAACcatgcatacatacatacatggaTTTAATATTATTGCATGGATTGATGACGAAAATGTTCTATGTGAATAAATTATATAGCAAATTAATCGATCGATGCATCAAGTTGTTATATGTTTTGTTAAATATCGATATCAGGTGTCGTGTCAAAGAAATGTGATATAAGCATCGAGTCTCCCTGTGAGTGTCGTGTTGGTGCTACGAACTTCTCTCGTCCAAAGATAGCCTCTGGCATTGCGGAACCACCCCGTGCCTCCGGTGATCGCTCGCTCGAACAGCGTCTGCAGCGGAGCCACAGGGAACGGCCCCTGCACGGCGATGGAGCTGCCGTTGTACTCGCCAGCAGTGAACACCAGCTGCAGGATGGTGAGGCCGGAGTTCTCGGCCACACTCGATCCCACTCCCATACCTTGGTTTCTCCCGACGATGGGCGAGTCGGGCTCGACCCCTTGGCGAAGGAGATTGTCGTAGACGATGAGGTTGCCGAACCCAGCCCCAGATGTGGAGCCGCGCCGCTCGACTGCATAGACGACCGTGGCGTTGGGCCCGGAGCCGAGAACTCGCTCGTGGTTGTAGAAG from Zingiber officinale cultivar Zhangliang chromosome 6B, Zo_v1.1, whole genome shotgun sequence carries:
- the LOC121990845 gene encoding dirigent protein 2-like, whose translation is MAFHNALSIHALFIAHLGINIAYLVHPTTMQMASSLTSASSFVVVVVFLLLLFFTSLCTAQSGTNGYLHLRFYNHERVLGSGPNATVVYAVERRGSTSGAGFGNLIVYDNLLRQGVEPDSPIVGRNQGMGVGSSVAENSGLTILQLVFTAGEYNGSSIAVQGPFPVAPLQTLFERAITGGTGWFRNARGYLWTREVRSTNTTLTGRLDAYITFL